Proteins encoded together in one Passer domesticus isolate bPasDom1 chromosome 6, bPasDom1.hap1, whole genome shotgun sequence window:
- the TMEM216 gene encoding transmembrane protein 216 isoform X1, which produces MAPRGRHRSSAPLQVLLFLNGWYCATYFLLEAFVFVYKVLLLPYPVSNLVLDVVLLLLYLGIEATRIFFGSKGNLCQRKVPLSLSLALTVPAAVLAVYYLLLQTYSLRLEAFLSAILLLFYGLELLLGFLALLSFSRCCIPGTGGAGAGAARKATGALCKRLTTSSEFITQFQPIQRQI; this is translated from the exons ATGGCGCCCAGGG gcCGCCATCGCTCCTCGGCTCCGCTGCAGGTCCTGCTCTTCCTCAACGGCTGGTACTGCGCCACGTATTTTCTCCTGGAAGCGTTCGTGTTCGTGTACAAAG tgctgctcctgccctatCCCGTCTCCAACTTGGTGCTGGACGTGGTTCTGCTCCTCCTCTACCTCGGCATTGAGGCCACACGCATCTTCTTCG GCTCCAAGGGGAACCTGTGCCAGCGGAAGGTGCCGCTGTCCCTCAGCCTGGCACTCACAGTGCCGGCAGCTGTGCTGGCCGTGTACTACTTGCTGCTCCAGACATATTCCCTGCGCCTGGAAGCGTTCCTGAGCGCCATCCTGCTCCTCTTCTAcggcctggagctgctcctgggcttcCTGGCGCTGCTCTCCTTCTCCAGGTGCTGCATCCCAGGAACTGGGGGAGCCGGCGCGGGAGCTGCCAG GAAGGCAACAGGAGCGCTGTGTAAAAGACTGACAACGTCATCTGAGTTTATTACACAATTCCAACCTATCCAAAGACAAATCTAA
- the TMEM216 gene encoding transmembrane protein 216 isoform X2, translated as MAPRGRHRSSAPLQVLLFLNGWYCATYFLLEAFVFVYKVLLLPYPVSNLVLDVVLLLLYLGIEATRIFFGSKGNLCQRKVPLSLSLALTVPAAVLAVYYLLLQTYSLRLEAFLSAILLLFYGLELLLGFLALLSFSSTDPY; from the exons ATGGCGCCCAGGG gcCGCCATCGCTCCTCGGCTCCGCTGCAGGTCCTGCTCTTCCTCAACGGCTGGTACTGCGCCACGTATTTTCTCCTGGAAGCGTTCGTGTTCGTGTACAAAG tgctgctcctgccctatCCCGTCTCCAACTTGGTGCTGGACGTGGTTCTGCTCCTCCTCTACCTCGGCATTGAGGCCACACGCATCTTCTTCG GCTCCAAGGGGAACCTGTGCCAGCGGAAGGTGCCGCTGTCCCTCAGCCTGGCACTCACAGTGCCGGCAGCTGTGCTGGCCGTGTACTACTTGCTGCTCCAGACATATTCCCTGCGCCTGGAAGCGTTCCTGAGCGCCATCCTGCTCCTCTTCTAcggcctggagctgctcctgggcttcCTGGCGCTGCTCTCCTTCTCCAG CACGGATCCCTACTGA
- the TMEM138 gene encoding transmembrane protein 138, with product MLQPSNYSLVLFLQFLLLSYDLFVNSFSELLRAAPAVQLVLFIIQDIAVVFNVIIVFLMFFNTYVFQAGLVNLLFHKFKGTILLSAAYLALSISFHVWIMNLRWRDSSRFIWTEGLQTLFVFQRLAAVLYCYFYKRTAVHLGDPLFYQDSLWLRKEFAHFRG from the exons ATGCTCCAGCCCAGCAACTACAGCCTGGTGCTGttcctgcagttcctgctgctctcctaCGACCTCTTTGTGAATTCCTTCTCGGAGCTGCTGCGCGCGGCTCCGGCCGTGCAGCTCGTGCTCTTCAT CATCCAGGACATCGCCGTCGTCTTCAACGTCATCATCGTCTTCCTCATGTTCTTCAACACCTACGTTTTCCAGGCGGGATTGGTCAACCTCCTCTTCCACAAGTTCAAGGGGACCATCCTGCTCTCCGCGGCCTACCTGGCGCTCAGCATCTCCTTCCACGTCTGGATTATG AACCTGCGCTGGCGTGACTCCAGCCGCTTCATCTGGACTGAAGGCCTTCAGAccctgtttgttttccagaggCTGG CGGCCGTGCTTTACTGCTACTTCTACAAGCGGACAGCTGTGCACCTGGGAGACCCCCTCTTCTACCAGGATTCACTCTGGCTCCGCAAGGAATTTGCCCACTTCCGTGGCTGA